Proteins encoded by one window of Paraburkholderia sabiae:
- a CDS encoding sigma factor-like helix-turn-helix DNA-binding protein: MRKTREVLRLHFECDRSHREIAQAMGTSTSTVWQYLRGTRLAGLSWPLPADLQTDDVALEARLYPPPTQREPPCGMPHWPTVHREIGRPGVTLDLLWQEYKAQHPDGYGYSWFCKAYQEWAQRLPVTLRQTHVPGQKLFVDYSGKKLGITNPDTGEIREADLLLAPM; the protein is encoded by the coding sequence ATGCGCAAGACTCGAGAAGTACTGCGGCTGCATTTCGAGTGCGACCGCAGCCATCGTGAGATCGCCCAGGCGATGGGCACGTCGACCTCGACGGTGTGGCAGTATCTGCGCGGCACGAGGCTGGCAGGGCTGAGCTGGCCGTTGCCGGCAGATCTGCAGACTGACGACGTCGCCCTTGAAGCACGCCTTTATCCGCCGCCGACGCAGCGCGAACCGCCTTGCGGCATGCCGCACTGGCCAACGGTACATCGCGAGATCGGCAGGCCGGGCGTGACGCTGGACCTGCTGTGGCAGGAATACAAGGCGCAGCACCCCGACGGTTACGGTTACAGCTGGTTCTGCAAGGCCTATCAGGAATGGGCACAACGACTACCGGTTACGCTGCGACAGACCCACGTGCCGGGACAGAAGCTGTTCGTCGATTACTCGGGCAAGAAGCTCGGCATCACCAATCCGGACACCGGCGAAATCCGCGAGGCAGACTTGTTGTTAGCGCCGATGTGA
- a CDS encoding FmdB family zinc ribbon protein, with the protein MPLYDYLCRNCALHFEALVRAGTTPLCPRCRSTSLDKRVSAPCAPARSKAIIAAARRQAARDGHFSNYTAIERSNLLRRG; encoded by the coding sequence ATGCCGCTATACGACTATCTATGCCGCAACTGCGCGTTGCATTTCGAGGCGCTGGTGCGTGCTGGAACGACGCCTCTTTGTCCACGCTGTCGCAGTACCTCGCTGGATAAACGGGTCAGTGCGCCGTGTGCTCCCGCCCGCAGCAAAGCAATAATTGCGGCGGCGCGCCGCCAGGCCGCGCGCGACGGCCATTTCAGCAACTACACGGCCATAGAACGCAGCAACCTTCTGCGCCGCGGTTGA
- a CDS encoding ankyrin repeat domain-containing protein — protein sequence MVGPVLDIDHTNGNDITCLMQAAASGRLEVMWLLISLGASDSLVAPDGRNAFDMSTDSGLQLLHTVGRLRDARRGSISATDRYVAELRQPRIPGSVLPDNFLR from the coding sequence TTGGTCGGGCCCGTCCTCGATATCGATCACACGAATGGGAACGACATCACGTGCCTGATGCAGGCCGCCGCCAGCGGCCGGCTCGAGGTGATGTGGCTGCTGATATCGCTCGGCGCCAGCGACAGCCTCGTTGCGCCCGACGGTCGAAATGCATTCGACATGTCCACCGATTCCGGACTGCAGCTCTTGCATACGGTAGGCCGGCTCAGGGACGCCCGGCGGGGATCGATTTCCGCCACCGATCGGTACGTCGCGGAACTGAGGCAACCACGAATTCCGGGTAGCGTCCTGCCGGATAACTTTTTGCGCTGA
- the nifH gene encoding nitrogenase iron protein: protein MSQLRQIAFYGKGGIGKSTTSQNTLAALSDLGQKILIVGCDPKADSTRLILHAKAQDTILSLAAEAGSVEDLELDDVMKIGYKDIRCVESGGPEPGVGCAGRGVITSINFLEENGAYDGVDYVSYDVLGDVVCGGFAMPIRENKAQEIYIVMSGEMMAMYAANNISKGILKYANSGGVRLGGLICNERKTDKELELAESLATMLGTKLIHFVPRDNIVQHAELRRMTVIEYAPDSSQAGQYRALAEKVHHNGGNGVVPTPITMDQLEDLLMEKGIMVQVDESQVGKTAAELTA from the coding sequence ATGTCTCAACTTCGGCAAATCGCCTTCTACGGCAAAGGCGGCATCGGCAAGTCCACCACGTCGCAAAATACGCTTGCAGCGTTGAGCGACCTCGGGCAGAAGATCCTGATCGTAGGGTGTGATCCAAAGGCTGACTCGACGCGCCTGATACTGCACGCGAAGGCACAGGACACAATTCTCTCGCTTGCGGCGGAAGCGGGTTCGGTCGAGGACCTGGAACTCGATGACGTGATGAAGATCGGCTACAAGGACATCCGCTGCGTCGAGTCGGGTGGTCCTGAGCCGGGCGTCGGCTGCGCGGGCCGTGGCGTCATCACGTCGATCAATTTCCTCGAGGAGAACGGCGCGTATGACGGCGTGGACTACGTATCGTACGACGTGCTCGGCGACGTGGTGTGCGGTGGTTTCGCCATGCCCATTCGCGAAAACAAGGCGCAGGAAATCTACATTGTCATGTCAGGCGAGATGATGGCGATGTACGCAGCGAACAACATCTCGAAGGGCATCCTGAAATATGCGAACAGTGGCGGCGTGCGCCTGGGCGGGCTCATCTGCAACGAGCGCAAGACCGACAAGGAACTGGAGCTTGCCGAATCGCTCGCGACGATGCTCGGCACGAAGCTGATCCACTTCGTGCCGCGCGACAACATCGTCCAGCACGCGGAACTGCGGCGAATGACCGTGATCGAGTATGCGCCGGACAGCTCACAGGCGGGCCAGTATCGCGCGCTTGCCGAGAAGGTTCATCACAACGGCGGCAATGGCGTGGTTCCGACGCCGATCACGATGGACCAGCTCGAAGACCTGCTGATGGAGAAAGGCATCATGGTGCAGGTCGACGAGTCGCAGGTCGGCAAAACGGCGGCCGAACTGACCGCCTGA
- the nifD gene encoding nitrogenase molybdenum-iron protein alpha chain — translation MTATVEERKAANKALIDEVLQAYPEKMAKRRAKHLGSFEQGKPDCGVKSNIKSLPGVMTIRGCAYAGSKGVVWGPIKDMIHISHGPVGCGQYSWGSRRNYYVGTTGIDTFVTMQFTSDFQEKDIVFGGDKKLDKIIDEIQELFPLNRGISIQTECPIGLIGDDIEAVSKKKSTQYGRHTIVPVRCEGFRGVSQSLGHHLANDAIRDCVFDHADPNRRPSLESTPYDVAIIGDYNIGGDAWSSRILLEEMGLRVIAQWSGDGTLAELESTPRSKLNLLHCYRSMNYISRHMEEKYGTPWVEYNFFGPSMIEKSLREIASRFDDTIKANAEKVIAKYRALMDAVIARYKPRLQGKKVMLFVGGLRPRHVIGAYEDLGMEVVGTGYEFAHNDDYQRTTHHVNDGTLIYDDVTGYEFEKFVEHTRPDLVGSGIKEKYVFQKMGVPFRQMHSWDYSGPYHGYDGFAIFARDMDMAISSPVWGLSKAPWKKAA, via the coding sequence ATGACCGCGACGGTTGAAGAACGCAAGGCCGCCAACAAGGCCCTGATCGACGAAGTGCTGCAGGCCTACCCCGAAAAGATGGCCAAGCGCCGCGCCAAGCATCTGGGTTCCTTTGAACAGGGCAAGCCCGACTGTGGGGTGAAGTCCAACATCAAGTCGCTGCCCGGCGTGATGACGATTCGCGGCTGCGCGTACGCCGGCTCTAAGGGCGTTGTCTGGGGGCCGATCAAGGATATGATTCACATCAGTCACGGCCCCGTCGGCTGCGGCCAGTACTCGTGGGGTTCGCGCCGCAACTACTACGTCGGCACAACGGGCATCGATACGTTCGTCACGATGCAGTTCACTTCCGATTTCCAGGAGAAGGACATCGTGTTCGGCGGCGACAAGAAGCTCGACAAGATCATCGACGAGATCCAGGAGCTCTTTCCGCTCAACAGAGGTATCTCCATCCAGACTGAATGTCCGATCGGTCTGATCGGTGACGACATCGAGGCAGTCTCAAAGAAGAAGAGCACGCAGTACGGGCGGCACACGATCGTGCCGGTACGCTGCGAGGGTTTTCGCGGTGTGTCGCAGTCACTCGGCCATCATCTTGCAAACGATGCGATCCGCGATTGCGTGTTCGACCACGCCGATCCGAACAGGCGGCCCTCACTTGAGTCGACACCTTACGACGTCGCGATCATCGGTGACTACAACATCGGCGGCGATGCGTGGTCAAGCCGGATCCTTCTTGAGGAGATGGGTTTGCGTGTCATCGCGCAGTGGTCGGGCGATGGCACGCTTGCTGAACTCGAAAGTACGCCGAGATCCAAGCTTAACCTGCTGCACTGCTACCGGTCAATGAACTACATCAGCCGGCACATGGAAGAGAAGTATGGGACTCCGTGGGTCGAGTACAACTTTTTCGGTCCGTCAATGATCGAGAAGAGTCTGCGTGAGATCGCGAGCCGATTTGATGACACGATCAAGGCGAATGCCGAAAAAGTGATCGCTAAATACCGCGCGTTGATGGATGCTGTCATAGCTAGGTATAAGCCGCGTCTGCAAGGCAAGAAGGTGATGCTGTTTGTGGGCGGCTTGCGCCCGCGTCACGTTATCGGGGCGTACGAAGACCTTGGCATGGAAGTCGTCGGTACCGGCTACGAGTTCGCTCACAACGACGACTACCAGCGCACGACGCACCACGTTAACGACGGCACACTGATCTACGACGACGTGACCGGCTATGAATTCGAGAAATTTGTTGAGCACACGAGGCCGGATCTCGTCGGCTCGGGCATCAAGGAAAAGTACGTCTTTCAGAAGATGGGCGTCCCCTTCCGGCAGATGCACAGCTGGGATTACTCCGGCCCCTATCACGGCTACGACGGCTTCGCGATCTTTGCGCGCGACATGGACATGGCGATCTCGAGTCCAGTATGGGGTCTCTCGAAGGCTCCGTGGAAAAAGGCTGCCTGA
- the nifK gene encoding nitrogenase molybdenum-iron protein subunit beta: MPQSTDKILDHELLFREPEYQELLRNKRENFEFNHPDEAVTQVAEWTKTEDYKQKNFARDSLTVNPAKACQPLGAVFVANGFYKTLPFVHGSQGCVAYYRSHFSRHFKEPTSCVSSSMTEDAAVFGGLNNMIDGLANAYNLYKPEMIAVSTTCMAEVIGDDLDAFIKNSKQKGSVPQDYDVPFAHTPAFVGSHVTGYDNALLGILKYFWDGKAGTTTPLTRVTDDTVNFIGGFDGFVVGNMKEIRRIFDLFGVKVNIICDPSETWNTPTDGEFRMYQGGTTKEEVERALNAKATFIFQEFCCEKTAKFIADHGQEVISLNAPVGVGGTDHFLMEISRVTGRPIPAELEKERGQLVDAMADSQANLHGKRYALYGDPDQMLGYTQFLLELGAEPVHVLATNGNDGWAEKVRALLDASPYGAGCKVYPKRDLWHMRSLLFTEPVDFLIGNTYGKYLERDTGTPLVRLVFPIFDRHHYHRYPTWGYSGGLRILLALLDEFFETMDANTIDISKTDYSFDIVR; this comes from the coding sequence ATGCCCCAATCCACCGATAAAATTCTCGATCACGAACTGCTTTTTCGCGAGCCAGAGTATCAGGAACTTCTCCGCAACAAGAGGGAAAATTTCGAGTTCAATCATCCTGATGAGGCCGTGACGCAGGTCGCCGAATGGACGAAGACTGAGGATTACAAGCAGAAGAATTTTGCTCGAGATTCGCTGACAGTGAATCCAGCAAAGGCGTGCCAGCCGCTTGGCGCAGTTTTCGTGGCCAACGGTTTTTACAAGACATTGCCGTTCGTGCATGGCTCACAGGGCTGCGTGGCTTATTACCGCTCGCATTTCTCGCGACACTTCAAGGAGCCGACGTCGTGCGTCAGTTCGTCGATGACGGAGGACGCCGCGGTGTTCGGTGGGCTGAACAACATGATCGATGGCCTCGCGAATGCATACAACCTGTACAAGCCCGAGATGATTGCCGTCTCAACAACATGTATGGCAGAGGTGATCGGCGATGACCTCGATGCGTTCATCAAGAACAGCAAGCAGAAGGGCAGCGTACCGCAAGACTATGACGTGCCGTTTGCCCACACGCCCGCGTTTGTGGGCAGCCATGTGACCGGCTACGACAATGCGCTATTGGGCATTCTGAAGTATTTTTGGGACGGCAAGGCCGGCACTACCACTCCGCTCACTCGCGTGACGGACGACACCGTGAACTTTATCGGTGGATTCGACGGTTTCGTGGTCGGCAATATGAAAGAGATCCGACGGATCTTTGATCTGTTCGGGGTAAAGGTCAACATCATTTGTGATCCCTCCGAGACATGGAATACGCCAACCGATGGCGAGTTCCGGATGTACCAGGGCGGAACAACGAAAGAGGAGGTCGAACGTGCGTTGAACGCAAAGGCAACGTTCATCTTTCAGGAGTTTTGCTGTGAGAAGACGGCCAAGTTCATCGCCGATCATGGCCAGGAAGTGATCTCGCTGAATGCGCCCGTCGGCGTTGGCGGGACCGACCACTTCCTCATGGAGATTTCGCGTGTGACCGGCAGACCAATTCCCGCAGAGCTCGAAAAAGAGCGCGGCCAACTCGTCGATGCCATGGCGGACAGTCAGGCGAATCTGCACGGCAAACGCTACGCCCTTTATGGCGATCCCGACCAGATGCTCGGGTACACGCAATTCCTGCTTGAACTCGGTGCGGAGCCGGTGCACGTGCTCGCAACGAATGGCAACGATGGCTGGGCAGAGAAGGTCAGAGCCTTGTTGGATGCATCGCCATACGGTGCAGGATGTAAGGTCTACCCAAAACGCGATCTTTGGCACATGCGCTCGCTGCTATTCACGGAGCCAGTGGACTTCCTGATTGGCAACACATACGGAAAGTATCTGGAGCGCGACACTGGAACGCCCCTCGTACGGCTCGTGTTTCCGATATTCGACCGCCATCACTATCATCGCTACCCGACTTGGGGGTATTCCGGCGGCTTGCGAATTCTATTGGCGCTGCTGGATGAGTTCTTCGAAACAATGGACGCGAATACCATTGATATTTCGAAGACAGATTACAGCTTTGATATTGTCCGCTGA
- a CDS encoding AAA family ATPase, with the protein MNVPRFSEKRNNCQVLWEDADRVLCRVCQSRGSESVLVVQTTAANPPADTILRLTHEFELKEKLNSTWAVRPIDMIRGEGRTVLVLEDPGGEPLERMIGAPMEMGTVLHVAIGIAEALGKLHQRGFVHKDLKPAHILANCADGSVRLTGFGIASELPRERESSVPPETIAGTLAYMAPEQTGRMNRSIDSRSDLYSFGVVLYQMLTGVLPFNADNPLELVHCHLARKPMAPSERVGRILPVVSEVVMKLLAKTPEERYQTAAGVERDLRRCLTEWKRRRHIEVFALGEHDTPDRLSIPNKLYGRQREIDAMVAAFDRVMARGTPQLVLVSGYSGIGKSAIANELQKVLVPPRALCTSGKFDQYKRDIPYSTLLPAFRDLVRRLLTLREAELAIWREAFTEALTPNARLVTDLLPELKLVIGDQPPVPELDLHQAQRRFQLAFRRFVSVFARQEHPLVLFFDDLQWLDTATLDLLQDFLTCPDLKYLMIIGAYRSNEVDTNHPLMNKLRTFRSMTAAVDEIVLLPLTRENVGQLIAEALHTTPELVSPLVQLIHDKTGGNPFFVIQFLHALADEHLLTFDHNLACWQWRLPQIRAKGYTDNVADLMVVKLARLPAETRGALQLFACLGNTATLGILSKVLGKTKQSARTLLIPAVKKELVDDLGEAYRFAHDRVQEAAYSLIPEGSLPKVHLRIGRLLATQTTPEKREQAIFDIVNQLNRGTALMDDQEERDQLAAFNLIAGQRAKKSTAYESALTYLIMGAQLLADDCWARKHELIFTLELTRAECEFLTGRLSNAEQRLKVLSLRATRIIEQAVVTCLQMDVYLTLDQSDRAVAVCLEHLCRVGIHWSAHPSEEEVQREYDRIRIRLEGRVIEDLIDLPLMNDPDSLSTADVLSKLLRPAWFTDANLASLTICKAVSLSLEHGNCDASSFAYVMFARIAGPRFNDYQKGFKFADLGYNLVEQRGLKRFQAVTYLCYALYVARWTKHVRMSREVLDSAFKAANRIGDLPSAAYTCCHVVSNLLFVGEPLGAVEHEAEQGLVFSEKTGFGMVVDNLSTQLALIRMLRGSTLRFGSLDDRNVNELRFEHRLSGNPALATAACWYWIRKLQARYIAGNYAEAVDAAGTAQQLLWTSSSHLEECEYHFYDALARAAYYDHVPAVERQVCRDAITTHHRQLKIWSKNCPANFTDRVALVGAEIARLENRDVDAMRLFEEAILSARANGFVHNEAVANELASRFYATRGFEKIARIYAKEARQAYQRWGADGKVRQLDDLHPHLMDEERAPTPTTTIGAPIEQLDLATVIKVSQAISREIVLDNLIDTVMRTAIEQAGAQRGMLILPDVDKQWIAAEATTDGSMARLQLRTVPIKATLMPESVLYHVLRTGESVILDDAAEDPAFSTDRYIREHRLRSIVCLPLTNQAKLTGVLYLENNLITRAFAPARIAVLRLLASQAATSLENTRLYEDLTEREARIRRLVDANIIGIIVWNANGDILEANDAFLRMVGYEREDLVSGRIRWRDLTPQEWQETTQDALAQIFRTGRVQPSEKEYIRKDGSRVPVMVGRVAFESSRKEGVAFVVDLSERKEVEHRLRESYEMLRELTSRRETAREEERKRIAREMHDELGQHLTALRLRLSALKMKLYTDCPKLVEQTQALVSLVDQTMQVVRGVITSLRPAALDTGIVAALEWLAAEFNRNRRIECRLLVHDENIAMDEDRAIVLFRLVQEALTNVSRHAKATTVVITLERTANAYLLEVRDDGEGFDVQAARKKSFGLVGMEERVLMLGGQIEIVSSPGAGAVIKASLPDS; encoded by the coding sequence ATGAACGTTCCACGTTTTTCCGAAAAACGAAACAACTGCCAAGTCCTCTGGGAGGACGCGGACCGCGTCCTCTGTCGGGTTTGTCAATCTCGCGGCAGCGAAAGCGTTCTGGTTGTGCAGACCACGGCGGCGAATCCCCCAGCCGACACCATCCTTCGCCTCACCCATGAATTCGAGCTGAAGGAGAAACTCAATAGCACATGGGCAGTACGGCCGATAGATATGATTCGCGGAGAAGGCCGGACTGTATTGGTGCTCGAAGACCCGGGCGGTGAGCCGCTCGAACGGATGATCGGCGCGCCGATGGAAATGGGAACTGTTTTACACGTTGCCATCGGCATCGCTGAAGCGCTGGGCAAACTCCACCAGCGCGGTTTCGTCCACAAGGACCTCAAGCCCGCTCATATTTTGGCAAACTGTGCGGATGGTTCCGTGCGGCTCACCGGCTTCGGCATCGCTTCAGAACTGCCCCGCGAGCGTGAATCCTCAGTGCCACCTGAGACGATTGCGGGCACGCTGGCATATATGGCGCCGGAACAGACAGGGCGAATGAATCGCTCGATTGATTCCCGAAGCGACCTCTACTCATTTGGCGTTGTGCTGTACCAGATGCTCACCGGTGTATTGCCGTTCAACGCCGACAATCCGTTGGAATTGGTGCACTGCCACCTTGCGCGCAAGCCGATGGCGCCGAGCGAGCGGGTGGGGAGAATTCTGCCCGTCGTCTCGGAAGTAGTTATGAAGCTGCTCGCTAAAACGCCCGAGGAGCGCTATCAGACTGCGGCTGGTGTGGAACGTGACCTCCGACGTTGTCTCACCGAATGGAAACGTCGGCGGCACATCGAAGTCTTCGCGCTCGGCGAGCACGATACGCCTGATCGGCTGTCGATTCCCAATAAACTTTATGGTCGGCAACGTGAGATCGATGCTATGGTCGCCGCGTTTGACCGCGTCATGGCTAGGGGCACACCGCAATTGGTGCTGGTTTCCGGTTATTCGGGCATCGGCAAGTCCGCGATCGCGAATGAGCTACAGAAGGTGCTCGTGCCGCCACGAGCACTCTGCACATCGGGTAAGTTCGACCAATACAAGCGCGACATACCATACTCGACACTGCTGCCCGCTTTTCGTGATCTGGTGCGCCGACTTCTCACCCTGCGAGAGGCGGAACTGGCGATTTGGCGCGAGGCGTTCACGGAGGCACTGACGCCAAACGCGCGACTCGTAACCGACCTACTCCCCGAACTTAAGCTCGTCATCGGCGACCAGCCGCCCGTCCCCGAACTGGATTTGCATCAGGCACAACGCCGTTTCCAGCTTGCCTTTCGGCGGTTCGTGAGTGTCTTTGCCCGGCAGGAACATCCGCTGGTGCTGTTTTTCGATGACCTCCAATGGCTCGATACCGCGACGCTGGACCTGTTGCAGGATTTTCTAACTTGCCCGGATCTGAAGTATCTGATGATCATTGGCGCCTATCGAAGCAACGAGGTAGACACCAATCATCCGCTGATGAATAAGCTTCGGACATTCAGGAGCATGACCGCGGCGGTTGACGAGATCGTGCTCCTACCGCTCACCCGCGAGAACGTGGGGCAATTGATTGCAGAAGCGCTCCACACAACGCCGGAACTGGTCTCGCCACTTGTGCAGCTCATACATGATAAGACTGGCGGTAATCCGTTTTTCGTCATTCAATTTCTACACGCACTCGCCGACGAGCATTTACTCACTTTCGACCACAACCTGGCCTGTTGGCAGTGGCGTCTGCCACAAATTCGCGCAAAAGGCTACACGGACAACGTGGCAGACCTGATGGTCGTAAAGCTGGCCCGCCTCCCTGCCGAAACACGGGGGGCATTGCAACTGTTCGCCTGTCTCGGCAATACCGCAACGCTCGGGATTCTGTCGAAAGTGTTGGGGAAAACCAAGCAAAGTGCGCGCACGTTGCTGATACCAGCGGTGAAAAAGGAGCTTGTCGATGATCTGGGAGAAGCCTACAGGTTTGCGCACGACCGGGTGCAGGAAGCTGCCTATTCGCTGATCCCAGAAGGCTCGCTTCCGAAAGTCCATCTGCGTATCGGGCGCCTGCTCGCGACACAAACCACTCCCGAGAAGCGAGAGCAGGCGATATTCGATATCGTCAATCAACTCAACCGCGGGACAGCGCTGATGGATGATCAGGAGGAACGCGACCAACTTGCTGCATTCAACCTGATAGCCGGCCAGCGCGCCAAGAAGTCGACGGCCTACGAATCAGCGCTCACTTATCTCATCATGGGTGCGCAACTCCTAGCCGACGACTGCTGGGCGCGCAAGCACGAACTCATCTTCACACTCGAGCTAACTCGAGCCGAATGCGAATTCCTGACCGGGCGACTGTCGAACGCAGAGCAACGCTTGAAAGTGCTGTCACTTCGCGCAACACGTATCATCGAACAGGCGGTCGTCACGTGCCTGCAAATGGACGTTTACCTGACTCTTGATCAGAGCGATCGCGCAGTCGCTGTTTGCCTCGAACATCTCTGTCGCGTCGGGATCCATTGGTCAGCCCATCCTAGTGAAGAAGAAGTACAACGAGAGTACGACCGCATCCGGATCCGGCTTGAGGGTCGAGTGATAGAGGACCTCATCGATTTGCCGCTAATGAACGACCCAGATTCTCTTTCGACGGCTGACGTGCTGAGCAAACTCTTGCGCCCAGCATGGTTCACGGACGCGAATCTGGCTTCGCTGACGATATGCAAAGCGGTCAGTCTCAGCCTGGAGCATGGCAACTGCGACGCGTCCTCTTTCGCGTATGTTATGTTTGCACGGATAGCGGGACCGCGGTTTAACGACTATCAAAAAGGGTTCAAGTTTGCCGATCTCGGCTACAACCTCGTCGAACAACGGGGCCTCAAGCGCTTTCAGGCGGTCACGTATCTTTGCTATGCGCTTTACGTCGCGCGCTGGACGAAACACGTGCGGATGAGCCGTGAGGTGCTGGATAGTGCATTCAAGGCGGCGAATCGAATCGGAGACCTCCCGTCTGCCGCCTACACGTGCTGCCATGTTGTTTCCAACCTGCTCTTTGTCGGCGAGCCATTAGGCGCGGTGGAGCATGAAGCCGAACAGGGCCTAGTCTTTTCCGAAAAGACGGGCTTTGGCATGGTTGTCGATAACCTGAGCACGCAGCTCGCGTTAATTCGAATGCTCCGCGGCTCAACACTCCGATTTGGGAGCCTCGATGATCGCAACGTCAACGAACTTCGCTTCGAGCATCGTTTGTCGGGCAACCCCGCGCTGGCGACCGCTGCGTGCTGGTACTGGATCAGGAAATTGCAGGCCCGCTATATTGCCGGCAACTACGCGGAAGCTGTTGACGCTGCAGGGACGGCGCAACAACTGCTCTGGACGTCTTCGTCACATTTGGAGGAATGTGAGTATCACTTCTATGACGCGCTGGCCCGAGCTGCATATTACGATCATGTTCCGGCCGTAGAGCGGCAGGTTTGCCGAGATGCCATAACGACGCATCACCGGCAACTGAAAATCTGGTCGAAGAACTGCCCCGCAAATTTCACAGATCGCGTGGCGTTGGTCGGTGCCGAGATTGCCCGGTTGGAAAACCGCGATGTTGACGCGATGCGGCTCTTTGAAGAAGCCATCCTGTCAGCGCGCGCTAATGGCTTTGTCCATAACGAAGCTGTAGCGAACGAACTCGCGTCCCGTTTCTACGCGACACGCGGTTTTGAGAAGATCGCACGCATATATGCCAAAGAGGCCCGACAGGCCTACCAACGGTGGGGTGCCGATGGCAAGGTGCGACAACTCGACGACCTTCATCCGCATCTAATGGACGAGGAGCGAGCGCCAACGCCAACTACCACTATCGGGGCGCCCATCGAACAATTGGACCTCGCTACCGTGATCAAAGTATCGCAGGCAATTTCGCGCGAGATCGTCTTGGACAATCTGATCGATACTGTCATGCGCACGGCGATCGAACAGGCGGGCGCGCAGCGGGGGATGCTCATCCTACCAGACGTCGACAAACAATGGATAGCGGCTGAAGCTACAACGGACGGCAGCATGGCTCGCCTGCAGTTGAGGACTGTGCCCATTAAGGCGACGTTGATGCCCGAATCAGTGCTTTACCATGTCTTACGCACGGGGGAGAGTGTCATCCTCGACGATGCCGCAGAGGACCCTGCATTTAGCACGGATCGCTATATCCGCGAGCATCGGCTGCGTTCTATCGTGTGCTTGCCTCTGACGAACCAGGCAAAGCTTACGGGCGTGCTCTATCTCGAAAACAATCTGATCACCCGCGCATTCGCTCCTGCTCGAATTGCAGTGCTTCGCCTTCTGGCCTCACAGGCAGCAACATCGCTTGAGAACACTCGCTTGTATGAGGACCTTACGGAGCGCGAAGCTAGAATCCGTCGCCTCGTCGACGCAAACATCATCGGCATCATCGTGTGGAACGCTAATGGCGACATTCTCGAGGCCAATGACGCATTTCTGAGAATGGTGGGATACGAGCGCGAGGACCTCGTCTCGGGCCGCATACGCTGGAGAGATCTGACGCCACAGGAGTGGCAAGAGACCACGCAAGATGCCCTGGCGCAGATTTTTCGGACGGGGCGCGTGCAGCCATCCGAAAAGGAATACATTAGAAAGGACGGCAGCCGTGTACCTGTTATGGTTGGCAGAGTTGCTTTCGAATCCAGTCGGAAAGAAGGCGTCGCCTTCGTGGTCGATCTGTCGGAGCGAAAAGAAGTGGAGCACCGCTTGCGGGAATCATACGAGATGCTGCGCGAACTCACCTCACGTCGCGAGACGGCACGCGAAGAAGAGCGCAAACGTATTGCACGTGAAATGCACGACGAACTCGGGCAGCATCTCACCGCACTTCGCCTAAGACTCTCGGCTTTGAAGATGAAACTGTACACTGACTGCCCGAAGCTTGTCGAGCAGACGCAGGCACTGGTTTCTCTCGTGGACCAAACAATGCAAGTTGTACGGGGCGTCATCACATCACTACGCCCAGCCGCGCTGGACACAGGCATCGTGGCCGCACTCGAATGGCTCGCTGCCGAGTTCAATCGCAATCGACGTATAGAGTGTCGCCTGCTCGTGCACGATGAGAACATCGCAATGGACGAGGACCGGGCTATCGTGCTGTTTCGCCTAGTTCAGGAGGCACTGACCAACGTCTCTCGTCATGCGAAAGCCACGACGGTGGTCATCACGCTCGAGCGGACGGCTAATGCTTATCTTCTCGAAGTACGTGACGACGGCGAAGGTTTCGACGTTCAGGCTGCCCGAAAGAAATCCTTTGGCCTGGTGGGAATGGAAGAGCGCGTTCTGATGCTCGGCGGCCAAATCGAAATTGTCAGTTCACCGGGTGCCGGAGCTGTAATAAAAGCGAGCCTGCCTGATAGTTAG